The genomic stretch cttttctgtctttgttggaGTTTGGAGGGGGGGTTGAGCGGATTATAACGTCTGGGCGACTGCAATAATGGCACACTCACTGTATTATGCCTGTAATATTTTTAATCTACAGCAGGCTCTTTTATATCCAGGGCTGCAACTCatgagtattttcattattgatcaggATAAAGCCTGTCTCCATTAATCAATCGATCATTTGCTCAATAGGAtgattgtcttgttttgtcagaccAAAAGTCCCAAACCCAAATATTCAGGTCATTGTCCTAAAAGTCCACACAAGcggaaaatattcacatttcccAAGATGAAATCTGTGAATTTCTGTTGACAAAATAATTGAAACAATCCAATATCAAATGAGTCTGTTAATCAATCCGCTAGTCaattaaagatataaatatGGAACACTTCtgctttaacattttaaacaaccaGACCTTTGTCATATACTGTTGATTTGTGTACttagatttgtgtgtgtatacacagcACTGTTATTAAACGATAAATGTCCCAGGAATGTCCCGTTAACGTCCCAATTTTAACATTAAGAGGGACCAAAATGTCTTTGAAAGACCAAATGAGAACGTTCCTGCAGGTTTATTATCAACGTTTTACCAGAACCAAACGCTCATCGAACGAACATCAGTTACGCCTGGTCCCATCCCGCAGAGAACATTGTGTTGTGGACCAATGTAGGACGTTactttcaaacttttaaaagttACCTTGTCCAGGAACATTTGTAACTTtctgaagacaacaactcccatgatcccacactacttacaacttgtgatttgttttgattgagagactcctagtggcaaaaaaaaaaagacatactGTGCGTTTAGTCGGCTAATCATTTCAGCCTTACTTCTGTAATAACGACACTAGGAGTGTACAGtcatgccagcagctctgtgaggctggaCTGTGGTGCttcgagctaaatgctaacattaggatgctaacatgctcacaatgataATGCTCAGCGGGTGTAATGTTTAGCATGTTCACATTTTAGTGTTAGCATGCATTTACGAATCATGGAGTAACTCACAATATGAATCATGGTATGTCGCCCACAATTACGATAGTATCAGTATCTGTGTGACTGAAGACACAAATAACCCTAAAAGGCAAAGTGGTCAGTGTAATTATCAGTTCAGTTTTCCatttgcaaaatgaaaaatacaaaattggaagattttattaaatgttctaaaattgtattttttcttcgTCAGATCATTGTATAATTAAGATTTTAATTTCCTATTTGTGGAATATTGGATAGAAAAatggaacattttatttctgttggtGTTTTGGGTTGTCTGAGAGGGGCTGGTTCTAAAGCCCGACTCATCTTgcgtctgattggctggctgGAGCCGCTTGTCTTACCAACTGTCAAGGCTGCATTCAAGGATCACATCCTTGGGATAAACGTTAAACGGACCCAAAGTGCAGATATTATGTATGTATTCACTGCACTGTGGTGTCAGTTTGACAAAATTTGACATTAACTGAAATGAAACGTATAAAAACATGGCTGGAGTCTTGGCTTAGTGtctctttgtcacacacacagtccatgTCCATGTGTGCCATCATTCCAATGTAAAACAGCCATAAACTAGCAAAAGGCTGAACAGCCAGAAAGCAGAACAGTCCTGCAGGTAAAATGTTGAAAGGAAAGATACAACCATGTCtcactgaggctgatgggaatgctATTCATTTTGCTCATAAACCAAAGCATTAGAATAATTAAAGTTTTGACCTGATCATGGCGTTAGGtggaaataaatacagtaaaaaaaaaaaacgtagcATCAGCAGCAAAATGTGATTTCACCAGCGCACTAGAATGTATATCTGTCTGCACCTGTTCTTAGTTTGGCAAAGCCCGTCTCAGTCGTCTTGCCTGGTGGGACAGACATAACTCAGCCTGTAATACAAGCCTGCTTGCTTCAAGATTATGTAACCTGAAGTAAGACCCGATTTGGGCCTTGCACAATGAAGTATTTCTTCATCTTTGTAGGTATTTCTTTTGAAATATATCCCGCAAACAGGATTTCCTTTCTTCCCGTCAGCCTACGAAGCAGCCTTGAACTATGACATGAAACAGGATATTCCATCACACAAGCCTTTTTAAATGTAGACGTCCCAAGTGCAGATCAAAACATGGGATTTGCTGCAGTTTTTGGAGAGGCTCTGTCTGCAGGAAATGGTCACCGTGTGAAAATGCCAGCCCTGTGTTGTTTGGTGGTGTGATGGGAAATGCAGTCTTCTGGCTTTGATACTTGGGCCTTTCAGCTCTCACACATAATTTCATGAAGCTGCTTTCTAGATGTCCAGAGGAGGACAGGACACCCACTCCACAGCCTGCATTACAGCCTGCATCTTGCCAGCCGCCCCCTGATGTGCCCAGCAACATACGCAGTGTTGCACCTTCTCCCACacgacaaacacacacgtgcacacacacacacacacacacacacagtcacaccacAGCACACCaaaccatcacacacacacacatgcagccttgCCGGTGCTAATAACAGTAATAGCGCTGGCATAAATAGTCTTGGAGGGGTGCTATTCTGCAGATTGACGCTTGCGTTTTCCTGACTGTCACACTGAAACCCACCCTGCAGACAGCTGCAGCGGCTATTTCTGAGATCCCTGGAATCTCTTCATTTGCGCTCCTAATATACACACAGCAGGGAAGATGGATGTCAGACAAGTCTGGAAGATGTATTTGTTCAAATGTTATAAATACAGCTTCTTTATTCTGAATGTAGCTGCGCAGAGAGTCAGtcatttttatcattatctGATCTGTGCACAAAACAGTTTCTGCAGCAGGAGTTCTCTCAGTGATGAGTCCTGTAACGCTGTGCATGTTCAGAGGTAATGGCTGGATTTGTCGCCCACAGGACACATTGGCAGCTGCTCCACTTTCTGTCTGACTCTGTGCTTCTGTTCTTCTTCTCGTTGGCAGGCTCCCTAACGGACGGACGGAAGTTTGACTCATCTCGTGATAGAGACAAGCCTTTTAGGTTCAAGATTGGCAAGCAGGAAGTGATCCGGGGCTGGGAAGAGGGTGTAGTGCAGGTAGGCTGGAGAGCCGGAAGCACAACTAAAGGCACAActaaaggagaagttcacccaaaaaaggaaattatgGCAAGGCAGGGGAAGTtttcacagtccacaaaacatttctggagctttacagtaaaacagcgttgcagcattctcctaaacaactgaagtagatggggacttggtttaaaatgtaaagaaaggccagaaaaaaagaaaaaaaaaaacggcccGCCCATCGTAAATCAAGTGTCCGGAAGCCACAACACCCCAAGTTGTTTTGAAAAACATTATATACACTCTtcttaaagctgaaatcttcacgGTAGATGCTAAACTAAAACCATCTGAAGTTCGTGAACAAGTTTGTCCGTGACTCAAGAGTATAagtaatgtcttttcaaatcagtttgggatcttacagagacttggattacattggacaagctgtatgaagccattttataaacatattttggttgtttttttttacattttaaaacaagtctccagctacttcagttgtttaggagaacgctgcaactctgttctgctgtgaagcttcagaaatgtgttgtggtCTATGAAACTTgacacctgactttccatcagcatggtagtgagtaaataatgactgagttgtaatttttggtgaactgttcctttaagtcagATTTTTGATGAATCTAAATGTTAGCTTTGATAGAAATTCTGCAGGTGGCACTCATCCCCACAGAGACATGCCGCAGTGTACTTACTAATCCCACTGGAACAGACGGATtctagaaaaacatcatgtgacTAAGCAGCTCTAACAATCACGAGTCAGAGGCAGAAAAGATTTGGATTGCAACAAAGAAACTACTGCTAGAGTCGTCTGTTCAACTCCTGAAATGCATTCATGTACTGACATGCTTCCATTCCCAAGTTTTTACTGACCGAGGTTTCCTTTAACGGACGCAGCTCTGTACCTCACACGCTCGGCCCTGCAGCATTTAGATGAGGTAGTTAGTGAATGGTGCTGCTTGTGTGCACATCCTGTAGCTGCTTGTTCTCTATATGCTGTGTTTACAACAGCAGTCTATTTATATCTTAATAAGGCAGCTGGCAAAAAAGCATTTGATGATTGTAACATAACCATTTATTTAACCATCCTCAGTGGTTTACTATCCAAATcaggccctgttcagacctggtaaTTAACATCGttcctgagtgatccaatcacagcTCAAAGTACAGTTGTAAATGCTCTGACCATATTCAGAGGTGGTCTCGGGCCACACTGAAGGACCACCTTCTCAACTGTCCCTCCGCCCGACCACAAGAATAAGCCACAACAGCAGACAATGTTAGCATCACATCCAACCGTTCAATAAGTAACTGCAACATCCCCGGAATCCCTTAACAAATCGCACCATTTTGAAAGTTGTTgattgaggagaaacttaaaaacTTTGCAAAACAGCTACGGATGATTCTAAATCATttgtgccttcttgtaaattcagcattaaatgcaatacattaagtcgtttctttctttgtaaaaagtgtcagtatgTCACATCATCACTCTGCTTTGATGTCTAAAGTGTGttttacctgccaacatttagcagctgttgcaactgatttcaccatttacatcacatttatgaaagaagacaacattttattgatggtaaacatgtcacattacaCAAATACAGTTAACAGTAACTAATATAGTCTACTTCACTGTTGTCCATGGAGAAAGTGCCCAGACTCCCTAAACAAACCGCTCTAttttgtgagttgctgagttagGATAAACTTTATAAATGTTGTTGAACACtgtctatgacaaattcttaatgatttgggtcttcttgtaaattcagcatatATTATACATTAAGTACTTTcattctttgtgtaaaaaatataaTCTTTGTGTGTCCTAGTGATGTACCTGTTTATTTGCAAACAGAGCGGTGGTCACTCGAGACGCATTCTAatgtcaggtgtgaactgacagacccttttgtctctctctctctctctctctctctctctctcctgtgtttgcATCATCTGTCTCCTCGTCCCTCCAGATGAGTGTTGGCCAAAGGGCCAAGCTGACCTGCTCACCTGACTATGCTTATGGAAATAAAGGCCACCCAGGCATCATTCCTCCTAACGCCACCCTCATCTTTGACGTTGAGCTGCTGGGTTTGGAATGAAACAAATTCaccgttttttttgtttgtgtaagtAACCTACACTAAGAAGatcttattttaattaattattaattattatatatatatattattattattatatcatgatGGCTCATCATTCTGGGGGATAGGTTTAAATAGGCCTCAGCCATAAAA from Pagrus major chromosome 7, Pma_NU_1.0 encodes the following:
- the fkbp1ab gene encoding FKBP prolyl isomerase 1Ab, with translation MGVEIETITPGDGRTFPKKGQTCVVHYVGSLTDGRKFDSSRDRDKPFRFKIGKQEVIRGWEEGVVQMSVGQRAKLTCSPDYAYGNKGHPGIIPPNATLIFDVELLGLE